A stretch of the Notamacropus eugenii isolate mMacEug1 chromosome 2, mMacEug1.pri_v2, whole genome shotgun sequence genome encodes the following:
- the LOC140524078 gene encoding olfactory receptor 6K3-like has translation MEWKNQTGISEFVFSGFPRFQDGGFLFFIPLLLMYMFVVIGNLMIFIAINLDARLHNPMYNFIGIFSFLEIWYTTATIPKMLSNLISDQKTISFTGCLLQMYFFHSLGNSEGILLTTMAIDRYIAICNPLRYPAIMTPRLCGQLITGSCIFGFLVLLPEIIWISTLPFCDSNQIHQLFCDFAPVLRLVCTDTSMILVEDVVHAIAILTAVLIITLSYIRIIVVILSIPSAEGRHKAFSTCASHLTVFIMFYGSVSLMYLRFSATFPPFLDRTIAVMFAVLAPFCNPIIYSLRNKDMKEAIRKLLSPQKAFSMSGS, from the coding sequence ATGGAATGGAAAAACCAGacaggaatatctgagtttgtCTTCTCTGGGTTCCCCCGGTTCCAAGATGGTGGCTTCTTGTTTTTCATCCCTTTGCTCCTTATGTACATGTTTGTTGTCATTGGGAACCTCATGATTTTTATTGCTATAAATCTGGATGCCCGACTCCACAACCCTATGTACAATTTCATTGGCATCTTCTCCTTCCTGGAGATCTGGTACACCACAGCCACAATTCCCAAGATGCTCTCCAACTTGATCAGCGACCAGAAGACCATCTCCTTCACTGGTTGCCTCCTACAGATGTACTTTTTCCATTCTCTTGGAAATTCTGAGGGCATATTACTGACTACAATGGCCATTGATAGGTACATTGCCATCTGTAACCCACTCCGCTATCCCGCCATCATGACACCTAGGCTGTGTGGCCAGCTGATCACAGGTTCCtgcatttttggttttcttgtgcTGCTCCCTGAGATCATATGGATTTCCACCTTGCCCTTCTGTGACTCCAACCAGATTCATCAACTCTTCTGTGACTTTGCTCCTGTGCTGAGATTGGTCTGCACAGATACATCCATGATTCTAGTTGAGGATGTGGTTCATGCTATTGCCATCTTAACTGCTGTGTTGATCATTACCCTCTCCTACATCCGGATCATTGTTGTGATCCTAAGTATCCCCTCAGCTGAAGGCCGCCACAAAGCTTTCTCTACATGTGCCTCTCATCTCACTGTCTTCATAATGTTCTATGGCAGTGTATCACTCATGTATCTACGCTTCTCAGCCACTTTCCCACCATTCTTGGATAGGACCATTGCTGTCATGTTTGCTGTTCTTGCTCCCTTTTGTAATCCTATTATCTACAGTCTGAGGAATAAAGACATGAAAGAGGCCATCAGGAAACTCCTTTCTCCTCAAAAGGCATTCAGCATGTCAGGGAGTTAA